DNA sequence from the Cohnella herbarum genome:
TTATCCCCGCTCTGCCGCGCGAGAGCGGCGATCTCCGCGGCATCTTCCAGATTCAGCTCTTTCGTAAGCCTGCCGTCCGGGCTGCCGCTGGCGGTTTCGTTCAACTCGGCCTTCGCCTGCTTGCCGTTCACCCACACGGTAAATGCGGGGGCCGGCAAATCGGAAGTTCCTCCGGTGGACGTCGAACCGGATGCGCCTCCGGTAGAAGGCGGACTTTCGCGAGTAGCTTCGATAGTATAGGTTCTCTGTACGGATGGAAACTGTGCCGAAACGACAATCCGAATCGTGTTGACGCCGAAGCTCAAAGGAATCGAAACCGACTCCCCGCGGACAAGCGGCTTGCCGTTTACGAGGACCGCGGCGTCCTCATCCGCTGCCAAGGCTTTCAGCGTCAGCGAACTTACTTCTTTGCCCACTTTAAGCGTATAGTTCTGCTGTTCGGGATCGAAAGCGGGAGTGAACGCCAGCTCTTCCTTTTCCTCGCCGATCATCGCGAAGAGCGAGGAAAGCGCGGCATTCGTGCGCCGAATATTGTCGATCTCGATCGTCCCCAGCGCTTCATTGCCGGCGGCATCGCGGACGTAGACAGTGTACTTCCCGTTGGCAACCGCATCGAACTGCCTGGTTGCCGTAATATTCTCGCTCAGTCCTTCGCGGAAATACCCCAACGACCGTTCTCCAGCCGACCATAGGAGGTCGGCAATCGAATTCCCCGCTCCCCGGGCGGCCGCTTGAACCGATACGTTCACCTTGCCGCCCGCCGGCTCGGTCGTCTCCGGACTCAGCGACAACGCCGGCGCTTCAAGGAAAATGTTCTCCACGGTTAGCTGCCGGGTCGTTTCGTTGCCCGCCTTGTCGGTGGCGACAACCGTATACGTTCCATTCTCCTCAACGGTAAATTCGTCATCGATAACCTCGCTGGACGTCCACGGGGAATCCGGAACTGGAGAGGCTGCCGACCAGCGGACGCTTTCCATGCCGCTTCCTCCATCCGCCGCGTTCACGGCAACGGTCACGCTATCGTTCGTTGGCGCCGTCGTGCTTGGCGTTAACGTCAGCGTCGGCGCTTCACGATCGATATTGAGAATGTCGATGGATGCGATCGCCTCATTCCCGGCAGCATCCCGAGCGTACACCGAATAAAAGCCGTTCTCGTCCGCATCGAACTCCCCCGCCGCAAGCGCGTCTTGACCGCCTCCGGCAGCGAAGAAGCCGGCGTCCCGTTCGCCCTTCGTCCAGCGCAGCGCAGTCAACGGATTGCCATCGTCCTCCCCTTCGGGATGAACTTCGACGCCTACCGTTACCGGCTCGTTCGTCAGGTCTATCGGGAATGGCGTTAGCGCGATAGACAGCGCCTGGCGGTACAGATTGGACACCGCAATCGTCGCCAGCGTTTCGTTGCCGGCCGTATCTTCAACATAGGCCGTGTACGTCCCGTTTGCCGTCGCGGTAAAACCATCCGTGAACGAAGCGCCGTTGCCGGCTTGGAAGTACGCGGCATCCCTCGTTCCTTCCGCCCAAAGACGCTTGCCGATCGCGACATTGTCGGACGCCGAGGCCGTCACCGCGACGTCGGCATTCGTCGGCGCGGTCGTGCTCGGCGTCAGCGTCAACGTCGGCGCTTCGCGGTCGATGTTCGTCACTTCAACGGACTCTAGCGTTTCGTTCCCGGCCCGGTCTGAGGCCATCACGGTATACGTGCCGTTAGTCTCGACGGTGAATTCGTTGTCTTCGACCTCGCCGGACGGCCACGGAACGTCCGGCAATGGAGCTTGCGCTGACCAGAGAAGGCTCTCGATCCCGCTGTCGAGGTCCTGCGCCGACACGAAAATCGTCACGCTATCGTTCGTCGGCGCCGTCGAGCTCGGCGTTAGCGTTAGCCTCGGCGCCTCCGAATCCAAGTTGGAAATCAGAATCCGCTCGACCGCCTCGTTGCCGACCGCATCCCTCGCATAGACCGAGTAGAAGCCTTTCTCCTCCGCTTCGAACTCCCCCGCTGCAAGCGCATCTTGTCCGCCCCCGCCCGCGAAGAAGGCAACGTCATGTTCGCCCTTGGCCCAGCGGAGCTCGATCAACGAGTTGCCGGCTTCCTCTCCTGCAGGACGGGCTTCGATGACAACCGCTACCGGCCTGTTCGTCGGAGAGCTTGGGTAAGGCGTCAACGTAATCGTCGGTGCCTGACGCAGTAGATTAGAGACGGCGATCGTCGCCAACGCCTCGTTACCGGCCGTATCTTCAACGTAGGCGGTATATGTCCCGTTCTCGGCCACAGAAAATGCATTCGCGAACGAAGTTCCGTTGCCGGCTTTGAAAAAGGCGGCATCCCTCGTACCCTCCGCCCACGCCCGCTTGCCGATCGCGACATTGTCGGCGGCCTCCGCCGTCACCACGATATCCGCGTTCGTCGGCGCGGTCGTGCTCGGCGTCAGCGTCAACGTCGGCGCTTCGCGGTCGATATTGGCGATCGTAACCGGCAGCACCGTTGTTTTACCGAGGCGATCCCTCGCGTACGCGGTGAAGGCTCCGTTCTCGTCCGCCGTGAAGCTGCCCGCGAACGTGATCCCTCCCGTCAGGAAATAGGAGGCGTCTTGCAAACCTTCCGCCATTTTGACTATCTCTATTCCGCTACCCGCATCGCTCGCCGTAATCTGTACGGTCACGTCCTGATTCGTCGGGCCGTCGGGCGATAACGTATAGGAAAGAGAGGGAGCATTCTTGTCGTGAACGAAGGACGTGCCGTCCGTCGTCGCCGAAAGGATGGACCCCGGCGCTCCTTCCATGGAATAGAATTCCGCCGATACCGGAATCGGGCCTTCGTCGACGTTATAATCGAACAGATACAGACCGCCTTGCCAATTGGTTCCGCCTCCCTCGGAGAACAGAGTGCGGCCTGCCATCCTCAGGATCGGCGCCATGATGGGGCGATCGGTTACAAGCGTTACCGTTAGGGAATCGCCGGGTTTGACGTACTGAGGATTTCCTCCGTCCGAGCTGATCGAGAACGAAACGACGGAAGGAATCGGACGGCTCAGGCTGTAGTTCGTATACTGCACGTTGCTAATCTCCACCCAAGCCGTTCCGAAGGAAGCGAGCGTCGCCCACTGGGCGTTCGGCGGAATATCTATCGCGTTAGTCGCGGTCAGAATGTCGGACCCGTTCATCGAGTAGCGAAAGACGGGATTATTGACCGGTTGGCCGGGAGTATCGTCGATTTCGAAAGAGGATATCGTAGCCCAAGTAGCGTCGGGCGGAATACTCATTTTGTCGGACGTTTGCCGGATACGGCCGTTATGGCTGTAGGTATAGATTTCCGCGGTGCTGTTACGTCCCCAGCCTGCCTCGTAAAAGTTGGAAGGCGTAGCCCAATCGGCCGCGGCCGGCGGCAGGTCGAAGACTTCGCGAATCGTTCCGCCCGAGCTGTATACATAATGCGTAGCTCGTCCGGCGTAAGCCGTATTTATTACCATTTCGAAGCTGGTCATCAATTGGCCTTGGGGAGCAGCCGCGCTAACCGTCCGGAGGGGTGCCGCTGTCGTCAAAGCTCCGAGCAGCGGCAACAGCAACGCGACGGCTGCCAGCAAGGAGGGAATGCTGCGTTTTTGCATAGGATTATCCCTTTCGTTCGTAAAATCGTCTAATGCGATTGGTATCGGGTACCCGAGAGGAGAAAAAGCGATCATCGGTTAACCGTTCATCTTCATCCCGGTTGCATTCAACGCTGTTAGGTTAATGCGCGCGCGACCAAAAGACCATACTCATTTCGAGGTATTTTGACGCGTTTAGCCTCGCAACCGAGCCGAAATCTACTCCGAAATAGGTAGAGCGCGAGGGTGGCGACCCTCATCCCCGAATCGCAACAAAAATAAGCCGCAGCTCGACTCCATGTGAACGCACAGAGAGTAGACTGCAGCTTACTCGAGAAATTCTATCCATGTATGGCGCGGGTCGCAAAGATATCTTGTCGTTAAATTATTCGTCCGGCATTCATGCCCGTTCTATACATTTTTTCTGCTTCAACAGGACTTTCTTTTGCCGTCATATGGCGAGGAATTACCCGACAAACTTGAACCGGTCCGCCGAATACAGCCGACCTATACCTTTCCACATGTTGCTTGGGCAAGGCGCGGTCATAGTAACCGGGGACATACTTATTGATCATTTCCTGAAGTACATAAGTCGCTTCATCCAAATCCGCGATCGGTTCCGCTTGTCCGAATATCATTACGCTCATATAAGCCGTATCCGTTTTGGCAGGTACCGGATCCGTAATGGTTCCGTATTCCTCGCATACCGTAAAACATACCTCCGGATTATCGCTCATGACTTGATTACGTCTTCCATCTCCGGCTCCGTGAAAATAAAGTTTCCCCTCGGTCCATACATAATTAAGCGGTACAACATAGGGCAGCTTTCCGTCGACCAACCCAAGATACCCGATTCTCGCTCGGTGAAGAAAACTCTCGATCTTCTCTTGATCCTGGCACTCTCTGATCTTGTAGCGAACCGAATCCATTTCGAAATCTCTCCCTTCACTCCTATCGTTTTCATCCCTAGCTCCGATAATCTTCTAGAGCGCGGCAACGGCCAGATTGCGAATACCAGCGTTATTCGGTAGTATATCAATGAATGGAGTGTGCTAAAAGATCCAAAAAATACGTTTAAAAGCAATCCATAATAAACATATTAGGGTTGGAGCTTTTATTTTGAGGTGTATACGATGATGAAAGTAATTCGTAATGATAAGAGGCCGATCTGGCAGCAACTGCTTGATCAAGCGATTCATAATATAACTAACGGAATCTGGGCCCCTGGAGAATTGCTGATTCCTTCTCGCGAGCTTGCTCACATGGTAGGGGTCTCCCGCTCGACGATACAGATCGTCTACGAGGAATTGCTAAGTCGAGGCTACACGGTTACCTCTCGCCGGGGAGGAACGCGAGTAAGTCATTGGAAGCACGTCGCTAAGCCAACGAATGAAAACATGACAAATGGTCCCACTCCCCCCTCGCTTCCCTTGTTGGATTCGGCTGTAGATCTGTTGCATGACTGGTTCAGAGGCAAGGAACAGCGAAAAGCGGATATTGATTTTAGCCCCCATGAACCCTACTTGGATGGACAATTTCAAAAGAACTGGCGACAATCGCTTCTCCAAGCATCCGCCGATATGGATCTATCAAGCTGGGCTTACGGTAATCCCTATGGTTTTACGCCGTTACGCGAGGAAATTCAGCGTTATTTATCGCTTGAACGAGGCATCCATATCCAAACAAACCAGATTCTATTAACCTCGGGAGCTCAACATAGCATTGACTTAATCGCACAATCGCTTTTAGCTGACGGCGACACCGTTTCCGTAGAAGATCCCGGTTTTCCGGCGGCCTGGATGGCGATGAAATATCGACGTATGAATGTGGTACCCGTTCCCGTTGATGAATACGGTCTAGTGGTTGAGCGTATTCACCCGCAATCCAAACTGATCTTTGCGACCCCCTCGCACCAGTGCGCGACCGGAGTCGTTATGTCGGAACCGCGCAGGCAACAATTGCTGCATAAGGCCGTTCAAGAACGACTTTGGATCATTGAGGACGATTATGATAGTGAATTTCGATATCGCGGGGAGCCGCTTCCAACTCTAATGAGCCAAGAACCGAATAATACCTTGTACCTAATGAGTTTCTCCAAAATGATCGCTCCAGGCATTCGTATTTCGTCAATCGTCGGCTCTAGCGAGGCAATCGCTCAACTAGCCAGGGTACAAGAGCTGACTTACCGTCACCTCCCGATTATGGACCAATTAACGCTAACCCACTTTATCAAGAACGGGCATTTTATGCGCCATATGAGAAGAGTCAAAAATGTGTACCGACGAAGGCACGAAGCCATGACAAAGGCTGTTATGACTAGCGGTTTAGGGGAGCGTTTTACGCTAAGCGGCGTAGAAACGGGATTGCATATGTTGCTTGAAGCCGAAGAGTCGTACGACGAAGAAGCCGTGACAATGTTAGCCCTTCGGGAAGGAATACGCGTGTACCCTCTTGGACCGTATTGTTTGGAAAGCAAAAGAAAAGGATGGGTGCTGGGGTTTGCGAAAGTAGATGAAGCATCGATCGACCAGGGGATTCATCGTCTCGCGAAGCTGATCTTGTAGGGTTATCTTCGCAATCGCTTCATTCGAAGCAATCGAGACAAGTGACTTTCGGTCTAGAGAGCCTTTTACATCGAGAATCAAATGTCGAAAAAAAAAATTTCCCATTGCTATATTCAGAGTTTGTGATATTATGAGATTGCGTTATTGGAAAGCAGTTATTCAAAATATACGGAGCCTTTCCAAGCAGATAATTTTTGACCACTTCCGATAAGGAAGTTAAGGCCATACGGACAGCCGGGTCAAATGCCGACTGGCAACGTTAAGTTGCCTTATTGATTGAGTTAAAAGCTCAAATTTTATGAGTTGGTTACTTTACAACCAGTGCATTCGCACACAACTTGTGAAACGGTCAATAAGAGTGGCATAGTGATTATTTGCTATTTAGACTCTGATTCGTTACTGATATATTTTGAATATTATTTAGCTTCCTTACAAAAGCTATGTCCCATTTGCGGGGACGTTTAATATTCGTATGTATATCTAAACAAGTGTGATACGCGATGATGCGTTTTTACGACTTGTTTTTTTGTGCGTAAAAACTCATTCATCTGGACCCTCAAACAAATCTGAAAGCAAGGGAGATCGAGAAATGGGAAAAGCGTTAGTCATCGGTTGCGGAGGAGTGGCATCGGTAGCCATCCATAAATGCGTTCAAAACAGCCAGGTTTTTGAAGAAATCTGCATCGCGAGCCGGACCAAATCGAAATGCGATGCGTTAAAAGCACAGCTGGATGGCGGAAAAACGAAAATTACGACAGCCCAAGTGGATGCCAATAATGTGGACGAGCTGATCGCTTTAATTAACGAGGTAAAACCGGATATCGTCATGAACTTGGCGTTGCCGTACCAGGATTTGACCATCATGGATGCCTGTCTGGCAACGAAAACCCACTATATGGACACGGCTAACTACGAGCCGGAAGATACCGCGAAGTTTGAATACAAATGGCAGTGGGATTACCGCGAACGCTTCGAGAAAGCCGGGATTACCGCTCTTCTAGGCAGCGGATTCGATCCGGGCGTCACGGGCGTATTCTCGGCTTACGCGCTCAAGCATTACTTCGACGAGATTGAGTACATCGACATTCTGGACTGCAACGGCGGCGATCACGGCTATCCGTTCGCGACGAATTTCAATCCGGAGATCAATATCCGCGAAGTATCCGCCAACGGCAGATATTGGGAGAACGGAGAATGGATCGAAACCAAGCCGATGGAAATCAAGCGCGAATATAACTTCGCCGAAGTTGGCCAGAAGGATATGTATTTGCTTTACCATGAAGAGCTGGAATCCCTTGCGGTTAACATGCCGGGACTTAAGCGTATCCGCTTCTTCATGACATTCGGTCAAAGCTATCTGACTCACCTTAGAGCATTGGAGAACGTCGGAATGACTTCGATCGAGCCGATCGAGTTCGAAGGCAAGCAGATCATTCCTCTCCAGTTCTTAAAAGCCGTGTTGCCGGATCCCGCATCGCTGGGGCCGCGTACCGTCGGCAAAACGAATATCGGCTGCATTTTCCAAGGGAAAAAAGACGGCAAAGACAAAACATACTACGTGTACAATGTTTGCGACCACCAAGCGTGCTACAGGGAAGTGGGCTCGCAAGCGATCTCTTATACGACCGGCGTTCCAGCCATGATCGGCGCGGCTATGGTCCTTACCGGCAAATGGAACAAACCCGGCGTATACAACGTCGAAGAGTTCGATCCGGATCCGTTCATGGAAGAGTTGAACAAATGGGGACTTCCGTGGGTAGAAGACTTTAATCCTGTTCTGGTTGACGATGGTCAAGAGGCTCGTAAGCAACCGGCATTGGTTCGATAAGATGCGGTTTGACGAACTGCCAACGCCTTGTTTCGTCGTCGATGAAGCTCTCATCGAGAAAAATCTTAAAATCCTGAGCGGCGTGATGCAGCGAACGGGAGCAAAGATTATTTTGGCCCAAAAAGCATTCTCTATGACAACCTTTTACCCCCTCATCGGCGAATACTTGAACGGCACGACAGCTAGCGGCTTATTCGAAGCCCGATTAGGCCACGAGGAGATGGGCAAAGAAAACCACGTCTTTGCCCCCGCCTATCGGGAAGACGAGATCGATGAAATCATCTCCATCTGCGACCATATCATTTTTAATTCCTTCTCGCAGTTAGAGAAGTTTAAAGACAAGGCTCTTCAAGCCGGCCGGAAGATCGGCGTGCGCATCAACCCGGAATGCTCGACCCAGGTCGGCCACGAGATCTACGATCCGTGTTCGCCCGGCTCCCGGTTCGGGGTCAAACGGGAGGATTTCCGCCCGGACTTGCTGGACGGCGTATCAGGACTGCACTTCCACACCCTCTGCCAGCAGAATTCCGACGACTTGGAAACGACGCTGCGCGCGGTCGAAGAGAGGTTCGGAGAGTGGCTGCCGCAGATGGAATGGATCAACTTTGGCGGCGGCCACCATATCACGAGAGACGATTATGATCTCTCCACCCTCGAAGCTTGTATTAAGCGGATGCAAGAAAAATATGGTCTAGAGGTTTATGTGGAACCAGGGGAAGCCGTAGCGCTCAACGCGGGTTACCTCATCACCTCCGTGCTGGATCTTCATAAGAACGGAATCGATATCGCAATTCTCGATACCTCCGCGACTTGTCATATGCCGGACGTATTGGAAATGCCGTATCGTCCCCCCGTTCTGGAGTCGGGAGATCCCGGAGAGAAGCCGTTTACTTATCGACTGACAGGCCAAACCTGCCTCACGGGAGATGTAATCGGGGACTATTCGTTCGATCAACCGTTAAAGTGCGGCGATCGTATCGTGTTCGGAGATATGGCGATCTATTCCATGGTGAAGACCAACACATTTAACGGTATGGCGCTGCCGGCCATTGCCGTTCAAAGCAAAGACGGCGATTGCAACGTGGTCCGCCAATTCGGCTATCAGGATTTTAAGACGCGACTAGCTTAGAATAATAGAGGTTTCATCCCTCACCCTTCATGACGCCTATGCTGGCACCGGTACTCAACCGGTATCCGCATAGGCGTCATTTGTAATTCGTTTCTGCGGCATCATAATAACGGTGATGATGAGCCTGTAATGCTCCGTTCATCATCCGTTCATATTGCGACTGCATACTCAAAGTGCAACAGAGAAAGGGAGGTGCAGTCATGAATATGGCATGGAAAGAAATCAAGAAAAGCAAAGCGAAGTTTGTTATTTTAGGCTCCATCATTTTTTTAGTTAGTTTTTTGACCTTTATCATATCGGGACTCGCCAATGGTTTATCGCAAGATAACGCGGCTTTAATCAAGAATCTACCCTCCGGTCATTTCTATATGAATGAAAAAGCGGATGAAACCTATACTCTTTCCAAAATAGATCCAAGCGTACAAGAACGCGTGTTACAGGAACATAAGGATGCAGCGGCACTTTCCATTCAGATGGGATTCGTGAACGATGCGGAGGACAAACAGCATGGAGTTGCCTTCGTGACTTCAACCGAATCTAAATTGTTCGAGAACGTGAAGCCAGGAGAAATCGTCTTAGATCGTTCCTTAGAGAAAGATGGCATTCAAGTCGGAGACGTATTAACGAACAATCAGTTCAGCGGTGAACTTAAAGTCATCGGATTTGCGGACCAGAAGAAATACAGCCACGCGCCCGTTGCTTTTATCCACATGGATAACTATAAAGAAATGTACCGCGTGAATACGATGCAATTGCTTTTCATCCCAACGCAGGATCAACCTCAGTCTATTGACGGATTACAATCTTTTTCAAAAAATCAGCTACTGAACACGATTGCGAGCTATAGTGCCGAACAAATGTCCCTTAACATGATTATTTGGTTCTTAGTCGCCATTAGCGGCATGTTGTTTGCGATTTTCTTCTATATGATGAATGTCCAGAAGATCGGACTGTACGGGATCTTGAAAGCAATCGGCGTAAAAACAAGTACTTTATTCCGTATGATGTGGACTCAAATGTTCTTCATCACCGCGATCGCGCTTGTATTATCCATTGCGCTCAGTCAGGGCTTTAATTCGATCGCACCGGAAGGCATGCCTTTTAGTCTCACGATGGGGACTACCATTCAATTGTCGATCCTATTCATAATCATTGGATTTATCGGCGCATCGCTTTCCGGTCTGCAAATTCGCAAAGTCGAGCCGCTACAAGCCATACAGCAAGGAGATGTCTAATATGACTACCTTCACGATACAAGACGTCCGAAAAACGTTTACGAACGGCGAAGTCGACGAACAAGTCTTAAACGGGGTCAATCTTTCCCAACAACAAGGGGAAATAACGGCTCTCGTAGGTGCTTCGGGATCTGGTAAAAGCACGCTTCTAACGATCGCGGCTGGCCTTCAGCGCGCATCCGGCGGACAGGTTATTTTCGAGGGAAAGAACATGATCGACATGACGCAAGAAGAGATTCGTAAAATACGCGCCAGTCAGTTCGGATTTATTTTTCAATCCTCTCATCTCGTGCCCTTCCTTACCGTAGAAGATCAGCTTATGCTGATGTTGAATGTGTCGGAGACCAAGATGAGTAAACGCGAGCAAAAAGAAGAAGTCATGAAGATCCTCAAAGCAATCGGCATGGAGCATCGCAAAAACGCCTATCCATCCTCATTGTCCGGTGGGGAGAAACAGCGGGTCGCGATTGGTCGTGCCATCATCCACAAGCCAAAAATGCTATTTGCCGATGAGCCTACTGCAAGTCTAGACTCCACCAGATCCAAGGATGTCATGACGCTCATCCGTAAATTGACGAAAGAATTAAACATTACAACCTTACTCGTGACGCATGATGAAGAAATGCTCTCATATGCTGACCACGTCATCACGATGAAGGATGGATTAATTATTAATTAACCAAAAGAAGCACCTTCATTCTGAAGGTGCTTCTTTTGGCGTGAAGGGCAAGGCGCGCTTATGCAAGCTAAAGTGTTATCACTTGCCGCAGTTTTACCGATCCAGAAACTCTCCGTCCCGCAGCCGGTTCACGAACTGCGTAAGCCATGTGTAATAATTGACGCCGTGGCGCAACTTATGAAGATCCCGCAGACATTCCTGCCTCTCGGCATCGCTCGTTTCCTCCGCAAGCGCGATTTCGGAAAGCTCGGGAATCACCTGATTAATCGCCTCGAGCATGACATCGATTTCCCTCTGGAGTTTCATGGTAAAGAAAACATGGAACGTCTGGAAAAAGTCGGTCTCCGCCACGTACTGATCCTTCCGATCCTTCTTTTCCTCCAACTTCGTAACCATTCTGGAGTCCAGCAACGACCGAATGGCATAGCTCATGTTGCTCTTGCTCATGTGCATATGGTCCTTCATATCCTCCAGAGTCATCGGTCTATCCTCGAAAAACATAATGCCGTACAGCTTGCCAAAAGAATAATTGGCGCCGTAAAGATCCATCGTTCTCGCGATAGCGTCGATGACCTGGTCGCGCAATTCGATGATGCGCCGCGGGGATTCTTCTTGAGCTTGAGTAGCCATCTGCCTCATTCGGACACGTCCTTTTTCAATTGTATGATCAGATTTACAAATACGGCATTTTAGGTTAACACCCAATTAACACATATGATTTACATTGAATGTACAAGTTTTTTTGTACGTAATGCAGTTATCGCGAATTTATACGACGATCATACCAAATATTCAAAAGAAATTGAATATTAAAAAATGAGGGATGTTTATTATGTCGAGTATCACTTTGAAATCATTGTCCAAAAAATATACGAACGATAAACACACTTTGGATCAAATCAATCTTGACATTAAAGATAAAGAATTTCTGGTTCTGCTGGGCCCCTCCGGATGCGGAAAATCCACTTTGCTGAGAATGATAGCCGGCATCGAAGACATTACGCAAGGTCAAGTCTATGTCGGGGACGTTTGCATCAACGATATGGAGCCTAAGGATCGGGGGGTGGCGATGGTTTTCCAAAACTATGCTTTGTATCCGCATATGACGGTATTCGAGAATATGGCTTACGGTTTGAAAATAAAAAAGGTGAAGAAAAACGAAAGAGAACAACGGATCAAGACGGCGGCCGATATTCTGCAAATCACTCCCTTGTTGAAACGATTCCCCAGCGAATTATCCGGCGGTCAAAAACAGCGGGTTGCGATCGGCAGAGCCATCGTTAAAGAGCCGAAAGTCTTCTTGATGGACGAGCCCTTATCCAATCTGGATGCGAAATTAAGAAACGAAATGAGAATCGAAATTAAAAAGCTTCACGAACGTTTGAATTCTACGTTTATCTATGTCACTCACGACCAGGTGGAGGCCGTCACGCTTGGGGATCGAATCGCCATTATGGCCGAGGGAGCGTTCAGGCAAATCGGAACCCCGATGGATATCCTCGAGTGCCCCGTGGATATGTTCGTCGCCAATTTTATCAGTTCGCCTCCCATCAATTACTTGGATGCTCGTCTGATTGAGCGAAATGGACAGACCTACTTGGATATAGAGGGAGTATTGCTAGAAACGAACTTGCCGATTCAGGTCATGCAGGATCACCCCGAAATTGTAGCCGGAATCAGACCCGAACATTGTTTCCTTGCAGACGACAATTCGAATGCATTAGAAATGGAAATTTTGTTCACTGAAATTATAGGTACGGATGTATTACTGCACTTGAAGTACAAGACGCGCGACTTTTTAGTGAAAAAAAGCTTTACGGAAACTTACGCGAAGGGACAGAAGCTTAACGTCGGGATGAAGCCAAACCATGTCATCGTATTCGACAAAACGACTCAGAAAAACGTAAGGAGGCTTCCATGAACGTTCTGATCTCGCTGGACGGTTTGAGCTATACCCTCTTTGAACGCTATTCCAAGGCATTTATAGAGAATAACTTTTCAATTTGCCACAAACTGGTCACCACGTTTCCGTCGGTTACATTCAACGCTCATGCTACGGCAATAACCGGAAGCAACCATGATAAACATTTCGTAATCGATAATATGTTGTCCCATTTCCGAACGATAGAAAGAATATCGCTGTACGGCGATCACGAGCTCATTTGCAATGAGGAGCTGCACAAGAAAACCTTATTTCGTTCGCTGGCCGCGCATGGATTAACGAGTTGCTGTATCCACTGGCCACTAACTTCCGGCAATCCTTATATTCATCATTTGGTTACGGAATCCAGCAGCAAAAAACAGCTTCTAAACGCCGAGGCGATAGACCAAATCGATGACTTGGCTTTGCATAAAACG
Encoded proteins:
- a CDS encoding ABC transporter ATP-binding protein; the protein is MSSITLKSLSKKYTNDKHTLDQINLDIKDKEFLVLLGPSGCGKSTLLRMIAGIEDITQGQVYVGDVCINDMEPKDRGVAMVFQNYALYPHMTVFENMAYGLKIKKVKKNEREQRIKTAADILQITPLLKRFPSELSGGQKQRVAIGRAIVKEPKVFLMDEPLSNLDAKLRNEMRIEIKKLHERLNSTFIYVTHDQVEAVTLGDRIAIMAEGAFRQIGTPMDILECPVDMFVANFISSPPINYLDARLIERNGQTYLDIEGVLLETNLPIQVMQDHPEIVAGIRPEHCFLADDNSNALEMEILFTEIIGTDVLLHLKYKTRDFLVKKSFTETYAKGQKLNVGMKPNHVIVFDKTTQKNVRRLP